The genomic segment ACTTTGGTAAATACCCAACAAGCTCGAGCTCAGATCAGAGCTACATTGATGTTCGAGAAAATCGAGTTTGTTGAGCTCGAGTAACTAGAAAATTACTTGAGCTGAACACATGTTCGaatgtttaattttcttttgaatCGACCTCAAGTATGGTACTACTAGAGGTCAACTAGGCTCCTGCACAGCCCTACAAAACTAAGAAGTAACAAATGAAAAGATGTAAACAAGAAGGTAAGGGTATATGTTGATAATTGAGAACACTTGCATTGTTCTTGATGGAAGACAGATGATAATTTCGGCTGTTGTGAAAAATTCCTCCAGCGTAAGTTGCCTGAACGTCGTCTTTAGCATGGTAGCTGATAAAAATGTCTTCGTAGCCTGACCTCTTCCTTCCAGCTTCAAGCTCCATATACACACGTACAGGATCTCCAACTCTCCTCTATCATCAAATGGAAAGACAATTTTATTCAAGGGGATGATAAATCGAAAGCTTATTTAGTGAAATGGCATGGTTAACATGTCGTAGGAACAATCAAGACAATGGCAGCTCTACTTGAAAGCGACTATTTGCAATGTGCAAATTTGTCTCAAGCAAATTCCTATAACAGGAAAGAGTTATTATGACCCCAAGATTGGGAAACAAGTCATCCACTCTAAAATTCAGCTTAAAATGTGTGCTACAACAAAACCTGATTTACCAaagaaatatcaaaataaatctGCCTGACCATAACAATGTTTCATATCTTTCAAACTTCTCCAGCATAATTTCACTTTCGTACTGTATGTGACATCATGGACAGAACTCACTAGGTGATGAGAGGAAACTATTACATGTGGGTTGCAACTGAAACTTATACTGTTTAGAGTCACAATATTGCCATACACGCAAGTTAATATGCTATTTGCTAGTCATTAAAAAACTTAGATCCCAAAGAAGTATCATAATACATTAAAACTGTGATAAAAATATATCTAGCTCGATTTATACATAATCCTATATTAGACTTGCCTTGTATGCGTTCAAATGCACATGGGTGAAGGTAGACATAATAGCCATTTGCATTGGTGAATGACTAAAAACAGACTAAGGTGTGCTCATGAAAACATAATTGTTATACcctatttatttagattaatgatcttgctcacatttttcagagggcaattcttcaataaCTATTCGAGAACTCCTGGTTAAAAAGTTACCTTTAAGATTCAGAATCTTAACTCCCGAGTGAAAAATCTTAATTTAACAATTGATCAGACAAATTGAACCGCTGTTTATTTTGCTCTCAGTGATTATCTTTCTAGGGACAGACAGATAAAAGTACAAACACAAAACACCACAGGGATAAAATTTAACAACATAAACAGGAACGTAATCACACATTTATCTAGGGTTGGATTCGAAAAGTAAATCCGGCAACACCGTTCcacaataaaatataaatacgGAAAGCCCTAAAAGTAAGATTCTTCAAAGAACAGCAAATTGAGCCGGGCAAAAAGTCGGTTCCCAGAAATCAACTACCTGCAATGGAGGAGTAGTAGTTTCAAACAAGAGGGCATCAGGAGTATCAGCAAGAACTTGAGATTTAGTCCACAAACAGCTCAGCCCACATCTGCAACTATACAAATTGTCCATATTATCAGGAATCCAAGTCCACCCTTTGACCAAAACACTGACATGTTTCATCTTCAACTCACCGCAATTGATCTCACCATCAACATTCTGTAAAGATGAGATCTTCAACCCATTTCTCAAAAACTCTCCATGTTTTTCCCTGAATCGAGCACAACCTACAAGAGAATCCCATTTCTTGAATGCTTTAAGGAGGTCTTGAAAGGGTTCTGGTGCGCTGGATTTTGAAAGGTTTAGTAAAGCTGAAGGTGTAGGATAGGGGATTGAAGATTCTGCCGCCGGAAATTCAAGAAAATCCGTTAAGAAGAGGATTAGAATCGCGAATCCAAGCATCAATGTGATTAACAAGGTGTTTTTCGATTTGAATTGCATAGTGGCAAAGggtaaatcaagaaaattctcTATCAATTCCGTGTCTCCATGTTAAACAAATTGGGtagaagaaaaataatttattttgtttctgtACACATTTCTAATTGTAATTAGACAGGTTCGTACGATCGAAAAACCGCCGCATACAAAATAGGAAACAGATGGGAAAAGGATAAATTAATTCCAGGTAAATTGTTCTTGTTGATCCTCGCATGATTCCACAATTTTATTCGTAAATTAATCAAtctttttttcaagaaaaattatttcaaatagcATCAAAAAATGTCCATCGAACAATAAATTGGATTTTATTGTGTGTATATTTATCCAAAAGAAACGTGGGTTTACTCTAGGTTCTTtatctattttaaaataatttttacagtttaattaaaaaattatatatcgaaTTAATAAATATAGATGTCTTCTAAATAAATGCTTTATTCGGCTAATCTAATATCTTTTGACATTAACAAAATTACAAGAGCTTGTTCTTGCTGTCTAAATTGCTTCTTTCAATTAACTGAATCTCAGTAAATGTGTCACGAACCAAACTTCTTTAATCCAAAGTAATTTGTGAGGAAAAATAATCAGTTAATTAATTCTTAAGTTTTGTAACGCTCCAAATTCGACAAATGTTACCACTATATCAAGACAAAGTAATTTGTGAGAAAAAATTTCGTGCTCTTTGAATTTTGGGGTGTGTGTGTATACTGAGGTACATAATTCAAATCTTCGTATATCTTATCTTGGGTGGATGTGATACGGGCTGCACGAACTCCTAGCATGCTAGCTAGCTGATTCACACAGACGAAGGaaaatgcatgcatgcaattatgGCAAACTTATTACTGAACCAAATCAAATTCACTGACACCATGTGTCGAGCAGGCCAACAATCATACACAAACGTGTGCGTCTGTAAGATCTCAACTATAAATATGGATATCTCCCTCCGTAACTCTTCCTTGTACTTGGGACATGCATGCTTGCTATCCATATTCTCCCACCCTTTTGTTTCATATATTTGAACATCCGTCGATGATGTCCAAAGAAGTAGTAAGTGGTGATGAAGTCCACGGGAAGATCGCTCCAAAGGGGCATTTTGTGGTTTATGTGGGCAGTGAAATGGCAAGAATTGAGGTTCCCACGTTTTTCTTGAAAACCCCTATGTTTCAGAGACTTCATGATAGAGCTGCGGAAGAGAGTGGATTTGGGAATAGTGGTAGAATCATTCTTCCTTGTGATGAACCTTCTTTCCGAAGGCTCCCTTCAGTTTTATCAAACATTAAGTGATAGGTACGTAGTACTTCTCAATGTACAAAATAGTCAGTGAGGTGCCAGGAATGTAATTGAAACGGAGGCAAAAATGTAATATCAAACATTTCGGCAAGACATGACTTGCATACGCATTATACTAACATAATGATCCATTAATTTGGTGAAATGATGGACATCCATTAGAATAACATGCTTGTATTTTCGTTGAAACAAAGAGAAAAGTAATGGACGACATACCTTTACGTATGGTTCAGCATATTCTTATCTGGTGAAACATAGCAATTCTTTCACAAGTTAGCATTTCGAAATTTCTAACAAGTAATAAGCATTTATCTG from the Primulina tabacum isolate GXHZ01 chromosome 8, ASM2559414v2, whole genome shotgun sequence genome contains:
- the LOC142552960 gene encoding alpha-(1,4)-fucosyltransferase, with protein sequence MQFKSKNTLLITLMLGFAILILFLTDFLEFPAAESSIPYPTPSALLNLSKSSAPEPFQDLLKAFKKWDSLVGCARFREKHGEFLRNGLKISSLQNVDGEINCGELKMKHVSVLVKGWTWIPDNMDNLYSCRCGLSCLWTKSQVLADTPDALLFETTTPPLQRRVGDPVRVYMELEAGRKRSGYEDIFISYHAKDDVQATYAGGIFHNSRNYHLSSIKNNDTLVYWSSSRCLPQRNELAKKLLSLLPHHSFGKCLNNVGGLDMALSLYPECMKSTEEAPKWWDHLHCAMSHYKFVLAIENTMTDSYVTEKLFYPLDSGAVPIYFGAPDVWNFVPPHSIIDGTQFSSMVELANYIKSLANDPVAYAEYHAWRRCGVLGNYGKTRAASLDTLPCRLCEAVSRKNGRNAKRF